A section of the Triticum dicoccoides isolate Atlit2015 ecotype Zavitan chromosome 7A, WEW_v2.0, whole genome shotgun sequence genome encodes:
- the LOC119329316 gene encoding 40S ribosomal protein S24-1-like — translation MADAKTTTAVTLRTRKFMTNRLLARKQFVLEVIHPGRANVSKAELKERLAKVYEVKDPNCIFVFKFRTHFGGGKSSGFGLIYDNLESAKKFEPKYRLIRNGLATKVEKSRKQIKERKNRTKKIRGVKKTKAGDAKKK, via the exons ATGGCGGACGCCAAGACCACCACGGCGGTCACCCTCCGCACCCGCAAGTTCATGACCAACCGCCTGCTCGCCCGCAAGCAGTTCGTGCTCGAGGTCATCCACCCCGGCCGCGCCAACGTCTCCAAG GCGGAGCTCAAGGAGAGGCTCGCCAAGGTGTACGAGGTCAAGGACCCCAACTGCATCTTCGTGTTCAAGTTCCGCACCCACTTCGGAGGCGGCAAGTCCTCCGGGTTTGGTCTCATCTACGACAACCTCGAGTCCGCCAAGAAGTTCGAGCCCAAGTACCGCCTCATCAGG AACGGTCTTGCTACAAAGGTGGAGAAGTCACGAAAGCAGATCAAGGAAAGGAAAAACAGGACCAAGAAGATCCGTGGTGTGAAGAAG ACCAAGGCCGGAGATGCGAAGAAGAAGTAA
- the LOC119334348 gene encoding tRNA A64-2'-O-ribosylphosphate transferase-like isoform X1, whose protein sequence is MAAAASEHAAEEGTMSIYKAARRIKRRESTLYNALRSVADDAAFVAEIAALWPTLPLVANLRCGLWYAQPRSLAATCYFKSTDGHAGNWAFSTARLNLHLALLAGERGGCIIVDSTRKGKRFPDSMAKTIPIWCCVLNRAIQRHRPRAINQGSGLNSEMSAVVSNGDAEEYSGSSNWDSSVHLPVWVLETERNAIEGRIEEWADLFESCGADIHSLALGLQKPLRPLWISQNTRIWLNEVPDHQLWDFTPVILVSASASGTVATQRTASEFSWRYIPGAGDDEESWARGLTPTLFWKHSYDLLDGGPDLCNQLVADIVEKDRVYRAQRGEHSPQVIVKHIKCSSHGQESYTGDHTIITQPMNSNPSTLAPANTQYSNDGHVVFWIGTSNIAVASTMQVADGLADMDCILNCDSTSRLPSNSSEDSYLELPIVDSKDERFSLLKNLPKAVSFAKKNLIARRKMLLCCQSGEDISICVALAIITRLFNDTGCFDCGESFMRRDITKLEMRKRLVFICKYAVNARPSRGNLRQVYGFLCNEKEQLPH, encoded by the exons atggcggcggcggcgtcagaGCACGCGGCCGAGGAGGGGACGATGAGCATCTACAAGGCGGCGAGGCGCATCAAGCGGCGGGAGAGCACCCTGTACAACGCGCTGCGGAGCGTGGCCGACGACGCGGCCTTCGTGGCCGAGATCGCGGCGCTGTGGCCGACCCTGCCGCTGGTCGCCAACCTCCGCTGCGGCCTCTGGTACGCGCAGCCGCGCTCCCTCGCCGCCACCTGCTACTTCAAGTCCACCGACGGCCACGCCGGCAACTGGGCCTTCTCCACCGCCCGCCTCAATCTCCACCTCGCCCTCCTCGCCG GGGAAAGAGGAGGATGCATAATAGTTGATTCAACAAGGAAAGGGAAACGATTTCCAGATAGCATGGCAAAGACAATACCCATTTGGTGCTGCGTTCTCAATCGAGCCATTCAGAGGCATCGACCGCGGGCTATCAACCAAGGTAGCGGATTGAATTCCGAAATG TCAGCTGTTGTATCAAACGGGGATGCTGAAGAGTACTCTGGTTCATCAAACTGGGATAGCTCAGTTCATCTTCCTGTATGGGTTCTGGAAACTGAGAGAAATGCAATAGAGGGGCGTATTGAAGAATGGGCGGACCTATTTGAATCTTGTGGTGCAGACATTCATTCTCTTGCATTAGGTTTGCAAAAACCACTCCGTCCACTGTGGATATCACAAAATACACGTATATGGTTGAATGAAGTACCAGATCATCAGTTATGGGACTTCACTCCCGTCATATTAGTTTCAGCATCTGCATCTGGTACAGTGGCTACACAAAGAACGGCGTCAGAATTCAGCTGGCGCTATATTCCTGGTGCAGGAGATGATGAAGAGAGTTGGGCACGTGGTCTAACTCCTACATTATTCTGGAAGCATTCGTATGATCTACTTGATGGTGGACCAGATCTTTGTAATCAGTTAGTTGCCGACATCGTTGAAAAGGATAGGGTTTACCGTGCACAGAGGGGTGAACATTCTCCACAAGTTATAGTTAAGCATATAAAGTGCTCAAGCCATGGACAAGAATCATACACGGGAGATCATACAATTATCACACAACCTATGAACTCGAACCCTTCTACTCTTGCTCcagcaaatacacagtactccaatGATGGTCATGTAGTCTTCTGGATTGGGACATCAAACATTGCAGTAGCATCTACCATGCAAG TTGCAGATGGCTTGGCTGATATGGATTGCATACTGAACTGTGACAGCACATCAAGATTGCCTTCTAATTCATCAGAAGATTCTTACCTTGAACTACCTATTGTG GATTCCAAGGATGAACGATTTTCTTTGTTGAAAAATCTTCCCAAAGCAGTTAGCTTTGCAAAGAAAAATCTAATCGCAAGGAGAAAAATGCTGCTATGTTGTCAAAGTG GAGAAGATATAAGCATTTGTGTGGCTTTGGCAATAATCACACGGTTATTCAATGACACTG GGTGCTTCGACTGCGGCGAATCTTTTATGAGAAGAGACATCACCAAGTTAGAGATGAGGAAGAGGCTGGTGTTCATTTGCAAATACGCCGTTAATGCGCGGCCATCTAGGGGAAACTTGAGGCAGGTCTATGGTTTTCTATGCAACGAAAAGGAACAGCTGCCCCATTAG
- the LOC119334348 gene encoding tRNA A64-2'-O-ribosylphosphate transferase-like isoform X2, translating into MAAAASEHAAEEGTMSIYKAARRIKRRESTLYNALRSVADDAAFVAEIAALWPTLPLVANLRCGLWYAQPRSLAATCYFKSTDGHAGNWAFSTARLNLHLALLAGERGGCIIVDSTRKGKRFPDSMAKTIPIWCCVLNRAIQRHRPRAINQGSGLNSEMSAVVSNGDAEEYSGSSNWDSSVHLPVWVLETERNAIEGRIEEWADLFESCGADIHSLALGLQKPLRPLWISQNTRIWLNEVPDHQLWDFTPVILVSASASGTVATQRTASEFSWRYIPGAGDDEESWARGLTPTLFWKHSYDLLDGGPDLCNQLVADIVEKDRVYRAQRGEHSPQVIVKHIKCSSHGQESYTGDHTIITQPMNSNPSTLAPANTQYSNDGHVVFWIGTSNIAVASTMQDGLADMDCILNCDSTSRLPSNSSEDSYLELPIVDSKDERFSLLKNLPKAVSFAKKNLIARRKMLLCCQSGEDISICVALAIITRLFNDTGCFDCGESFMRRDITKLEMRKRLVFICKYAVNARPSRGNLRQVYGFLCNEKEQLPH; encoded by the exons atggcggcggcggcgtcagaGCACGCGGCCGAGGAGGGGACGATGAGCATCTACAAGGCGGCGAGGCGCATCAAGCGGCGGGAGAGCACCCTGTACAACGCGCTGCGGAGCGTGGCCGACGACGCGGCCTTCGTGGCCGAGATCGCGGCGCTGTGGCCGACCCTGCCGCTGGTCGCCAACCTCCGCTGCGGCCTCTGGTACGCGCAGCCGCGCTCCCTCGCCGCCACCTGCTACTTCAAGTCCACCGACGGCCACGCCGGCAACTGGGCCTTCTCCACCGCCCGCCTCAATCTCCACCTCGCCCTCCTCGCCG GGGAAAGAGGAGGATGCATAATAGTTGATTCAACAAGGAAAGGGAAACGATTTCCAGATAGCATGGCAAAGACAATACCCATTTGGTGCTGCGTTCTCAATCGAGCCATTCAGAGGCATCGACCGCGGGCTATCAACCAAGGTAGCGGATTGAATTCCGAAATG TCAGCTGTTGTATCAAACGGGGATGCTGAAGAGTACTCTGGTTCATCAAACTGGGATAGCTCAGTTCATCTTCCTGTATGGGTTCTGGAAACTGAGAGAAATGCAATAGAGGGGCGTATTGAAGAATGGGCGGACCTATTTGAATCTTGTGGTGCAGACATTCATTCTCTTGCATTAGGTTTGCAAAAACCACTCCGTCCACTGTGGATATCACAAAATACACGTATATGGTTGAATGAAGTACCAGATCATCAGTTATGGGACTTCACTCCCGTCATATTAGTTTCAGCATCTGCATCTGGTACAGTGGCTACACAAAGAACGGCGTCAGAATTCAGCTGGCGCTATATTCCTGGTGCAGGAGATGATGAAGAGAGTTGGGCACGTGGTCTAACTCCTACATTATTCTGGAAGCATTCGTATGATCTACTTGATGGTGGACCAGATCTTTGTAATCAGTTAGTTGCCGACATCGTTGAAAAGGATAGGGTTTACCGTGCACAGAGGGGTGAACATTCTCCACAAGTTATAGTTAAGCATATAAAGTGCTCAAGCCATGGACAAGAATCATACACGGGAGATCATACAATTATCACACAACCTATGAACTCGAACCCTTCTACTCTTGCTCcagcaaatacacagtactccaatGATGGTCATGTAGTCTTCTGGATTGGGACATCAAACATTGCAGTAGCATCTACCATGCAAG ATGGCTTGGCTGATATGGATTGCATACTGAACTGTGACAGCACATCAAGATTGCCTTCTAATTCATCAGAAGATTCTTACCTTGAACTACCTATTGTG GATTCCAAGGATGAACGATTTTCTTTGTTGAAAAATCTTCCCAAAGCAGTTAGCTTTGCAAAGAAAAATCTAATCGCAAGGAGAAAAATGCTGCTATGTTGTCAAAGTG GAGAAGATATAAGCATTTGTGTGGCTTTGGCAATAATCACACGGTTATTCAATGACACTG GGTGCTTCGACTGCGGCGAATCTTTTATGAGAAGAGACATCACCAAGTTAGAGATGAGGAAGAGGCTGGTGTTCATTTGCAAATACGCCGTTAATGCGCGGCCATCTAGGGGAAACTTGAGGCAGGTCTATGGTTTTCTATGCAACGAAAAGGAACAGCTGCCCCATTAG